One Mycolicibacterium crocinum DNA window includes the following coding sequences:
- a CDS encoding thiolase family protein has translation MGLRGEAAIVGYTELPSTKRPTGPLEFTLEQWAQLAAAALHDAGLSASDVDGICTTHLQESQIFVPSTVIEYLGIKANFAEMVDLGGASAVAMVWRAAAAIELGLCNAVLCVIPATPLTPVSAQKPLDVSELMYFGASSNRYGSPQAEFEIPYGNLGQNGPYGQVATLYGATYGYDERTMAKISVDQRVNANHTPGAIFQNAPITVDDVINSPVIAAPLHMLEIVMPVMGGAAVLVTNAELARRSANRPVWIKGFGERVPYKTPTYAQDLLQTPMMRAAASAFSMAGLTPADMDMVSIYDCYTITVLLSLEDAGFCQKGKGLQFVAEHDLTFRGDFPMNTAGGQLGYGQAGTAGGMHHICDATRQIMGRSGATQVKDCHRAFVSGNGGILSEQTTLVLEGD, from the coding sequence ATGGGCTTGCGCGGAGAGGCCGCGATCGTCGGCTACACCGAACTCCCCTCCACCAAGCGACCGACCGGCCCGCTGGAGTTCACCCTCGAGCAGTGGGCGCAACTGGCGGCAGCCGCTTTGCACGACGCGGGGTTGTCGGCGTCCGATGTGGACGGCATCTGCACCACGCATCTGCAGGAGTCGCAGATCTTCGTGCCGTCCACCGTCATCGAATACCTGGGCATCAAAGCCAACTTCGCGGAGATGGTCGACCTCGGCGGAGCCAGCGCAGTGGCCATGGTGTGGCGTGCCGCGGCGGCCATCGAGCTGGGGCTGTGCAACGCGGTCCTGTGCGTGATTCCCGCGACGCCGCTGACCCCGGTGAGCGCGCAGAAACCGCTGGATGTCAGCGAGCTGATGTACTTCGGGGCGTCGAGCAACCGATACGGTTCGCCGCAGGCCGAATTCGAGATCCCCTACGGCAATCTCGGCCAGAACGGCCCCTACGGCCAGGTGGCGACGCTCTACGGCGCGACCTACGGCTACGACGAGCGGACGATGGCCAAGATCAGCGTCGACCAGCGGGTCAATGCCAATCACACGCCGGGGGCGATCTTCCAGAACGCACCGATCACCGTCGACGATGTGATTAACAGCCCGGTCATCGCCGCACCGCTGCACATGTTGGAGATCGTGATGCCGGTGATGGGCGGCGCGGCCGTGCTGGTGACCAATGCCGAGCTGGCCCGCCGCAGCGCCAACCGGCCGGTGTGGATCAAGGGATTCGGCGAGCGGGTGCCCTACAAGACACCCACCTACGCCCAGGATCTCCTGCAGACCCCGATGATGAGAGCTGCGGCGTCGGCGTTCTCGATGGCCGGGCTGACGCCGGCCGACATGGACATGGTGTCGATCTACGACTGTTACACGATCACCGTGCTGCTCAGCCTGGAGGACGCCGGGTTCTGTCAGAAGGGCAAGGGCCTGCAGTTCGTCGCCGAGCACGATCTGACGTTCCGCGGCGATTTCCCGATGAACACCGCGGGCGGGCAATTGGGTTACGGGCAGGCCGGCACGGCCGGCGGAATGCACCACATCTGTGATGCCACCCGTCAGATCATGGGCCGCTCAGGCGCCACCCAGGTGAAGGACTGCCACCGTGCATTCGTCTCCGGCAATGGCGGCATCTTGAGCGAACAGACCACCCTCGTCTTGGAAGGCGACTAG
- a CDS encoding SDR family NAD(P)-dependent oxidoreductase — MDRPLDGKIAVVTGTSRGVGLGIAHELLRAGATVVGCSRGPLDTIPGVADNPDWLARSSQRVCDQGDYRAIDAFVDAVVADHGRIDILVNNAGGTVPAPNVESIPSLVSHIQGAPTADDEYERTVLFHAFAIQMNLISPMWFAIRAYRQMREQDGIGSIVNISSGAGHPAGSPTLVSYGAAKSGLNHLTRSLAEEWGPKVRVNCLALGPTMTDNFKSFVLPKDDPTGEKYFHAVPMHRAGEPAEVGRAVVFLCSGTADFINGTTIEIDGGMMPGVLYEAGLKTITDLL; from the coding sequence GTGGACCGACCGTTGGACGGCAAGATCGCCGTTGTCACCGGCACCAGCCGGGGTGTGGGGTTGGGTATCGCGCACGAATTGCTGCGTGCCGGAGCGACTGTCGTCGGCTGCTCACGCGGGCCACTGGACACGATCCCGGGGGTGGCCGACAACCCGGACTGGCTCGCTCGTTCCTCACAGCGGGTCTGCGATCAGGGCGACTACCGGGCGATCGACGCATTCGTCGACGCGGTGGTGGCCGATCACGGGCGCATCGACATCCTGGTCAACAATGCCGGCGGCACCGTGCCCGCCCCCAACGTCGAGAGCATCCCGAGCCTCGTCTCTCACATCCAGGGCGCACCGACGGCGGACGACGAGTACGAACGCACAGTGTTGTTCCACGCCTTCGCCATTCAGATGAATCTGATCAGCCCGATGTGGTTCGCCATCCGGGCGTATCGGCAGATGCGTGAGCAGGACGGCATCGGCTCGATCGTCAACATTTCCAGCGGTGCCGGGCATCCGGCCGGATCGCCGACACTGGTGTCCTACGGTGCGGCCAAATCCGGCCTCAATCACCTGACCCGATCACTGGCCGAGGAATGGGGGCCGAAAGTACGGGTGAACTGTCTGGCGCTGGGGCCGACGATGACCGACAACTTCAAATCGTTCGTGTTGCCCAAGGACGACCCGACGGGGGAGAAGTACTTTCACGCCGTGCCCATGCACCGGGCCGGGGAGCCCGCGGAGGTCGGCCGTGCGGTCGTGTTCTTGTGCAGCGGCACAGCCGATTTCATCAACGGCACCACGATCGAGATCGACGGCGGCATGATGCCCGGGGTGCTATACGAGGCCGGCCTCAAGACGATCACGGATCTGCTGTGA
- a CDS encoding NAD(P)H-dependent amine dehydrogenase family protein produces the protein MKRVIQFSTGNVGKHALPMIIDRPDLRLVGLHAHGVDKVGRDAAQICGRDEPTGVIATDDIDALVALGADCVVYTSQAEMRPREAIEEICRFLRAGTNVVGTSMVWLVAPQHADAWIREPLAEACAEGGTSLYINGVDPGYSGDSLVYMALTLAGRATAITVSEICDYGSYDDAEFTGVSFGFGTKPEHTPIMFAPGVLTSLWGGQVRSLAEVLGVQLDEVRERHESWVTPEQIDCTMMSVPPGHVAAVRFAVEGIRDGQPIITMEHVNRLTPVTAPEWPYPPDGRLGVHRVVVHGSPGVEINTHLGLDGVDHNDGGVISTAARAVNAIDAVCAAPPGVLSVKDLPAAHADTVMW, from the coding sequence GTGAAGCGCGTCATCCAATTCTCCACCGGCAACGTCGGCAAGCATGCGCTGCCGATGATCATCGATCGGCCCGACCTGCGGCTGGTCGGCCTGCACGCGCACGGCGTCGACAAGGTGGGCCGCGACGCCGCGCAGATCTGCGGGCGCGACGAGCCCACCGGCGTCATCGCCACCGACGATATCGACGCTCTGGTGGCCCTGGGCGCCGACTGTGTCGTCTACACCTCCCAAGCCGAAATGCGCCCGCGGGAGGCGATCGAGGAGATCTGCCGATTCCTGCGTGCGGGGACCAACGTCGTCGGCACCTCGATGGTGTGGCTCGTCGCCCCCCAGCACGCCGATGCGTGGATCCGCGAACCGCTGGCCGAGGCGTGCGCCGAAGGCGGCACCTCGCTCTACATCAACGGGGTCGACCCCGGCTACTCCGGTGACAGCCTGGTCTACATGGCGCTGACGCTTGCCGGGCGGGCCACCGCGATCACGGTGTCCGAGATCTGCGACTACGGCAGCTATGACGACGCCGAATTCACCGGTGTGAGTTTCGGTTTCGGCACCAAACCAGAACACACCCCGATCATGTTCGCGCCCGGCGTGCTGACGTCGCTGTGGGGTGGTCAGGTCCGCTCGCTGGCCGAAGTACTCGGCGTCCAACTCGACGAGGTGCGCGAGCGGCACGAAAGCTGGGTGACGCCGGAGCAGATCGACTGCACGATGATGAGCGTGCCGCCCGGCCACGTCGCCGCTGTGCGGTTCGCGGTCGAGGGAATCCGTGACGGGCAGCCGATCATCACCATGGAACACGTCAACCGGCTCACCCCGGTCACTGCGCCGGAGTGGCCGTATCCGCCGGATGGCCGGCTCGGCGTACACCGCGTGGTGGTACACGGCAGCCCCGGGGTGGAGATCAACACCCATCTGGGGCTCGACGGCGTCGACCACAACGACGGGGGTGTGATCTCGACGGCCGCGCGCGCCGTCAACGCCATCGACGCGGTGTGCGCAGCACCGCCGGGTGTGTTGTCGGTCAAGGATTTGCCTGCGGCGCATGCGGACACGGTGATGTGGTGA
- a CDS encoding TetR/AcrR family transcriptional regulator — MTPKIAPRRPPGGSQLRADRTREAVLDETVRCVVEEGFAAASAKHIAERAGVTWGVVQYHFGDRDGLLMAVVDRGFAELLDLLRNLPPPSAAQSRRKRVELVVHAAWEAFSSPTSRASLEILIGTRAMRDKRGTRHLVELQRAISDLSRDIAEGLDNPHAVAIGDLIWATMRGLVITQLVMEGPQRSNRELTALVDVICSYLDRHAQTQ, encoded by the coding sequence GTGACTCCGAAGATCGCGCCGAGGCGGCCACCCGGTGGCAGTCAACTGCGCGCTGACCGGACCCGCGAGGCGGTGCTGGACGAAACGGTGCGCTGCGTGGTCGAGGAGGGGTTCGCCGCGGCCAGTGCCAAGCACATCGCCGAACGAGCCGGCGTGACGTGGGGTGTGGTGCAGTATCACTTCGGCGACCGCGACGGACTGCTGATGGCGGTGGTCGACCGGGGTTTCGCCGAACTGCTCGACTTACTGCGCAATCTGCCACCACCGTCGGCCGCGCAATCCCGACGCAAGCGGGTCGAATTGGTGGTCCACGCTGCGTGGGAGGCGTTCTCCAGCCCGACGTCACGCGCCTCGCTGGAGATCCTGATCGGCACCCGGGCCATGCGCGACAAGCGAGGCACCCGTCACCTGGTCGAATTACAAAGGGCGATATCAGATTTGAGCCGTGACATCGCCGAGGGGTTGGACAATCCGCACGCTGTGGCGATCGGTGACCTGATCTGGGCCACCATGCGCGGGTTGGTGATTACCCAACTGGTGATGGAAGGCCCGCAGCGCAGCAATCGGGAATTGACCGCGCTCGTCGACGTGATCTGCTCGTACCTCGATCGGCATGCGCAAACACAATGA
- a CDS encoding flavodoxin family protein, with product MTTTEGPLTALALVCSLKSSPSSSSSELIAEHVFATLRELSVECEVVRAVDFNIAPGVEADMGDSDQWPGIRTKVLDADILLISTPVWLGHPSSVTQRVLERLDAELSNKDDEGRPAMVGKVAIVSVVGNEDGAHKVVADLFQALNDVGFSVPAQGCTYWNGEAMQSTDYKDLDEVPEAIASATAAAARNAVHLARRLKDAKYPAYE from the coding sequence ATGACCACCACCGAAGGACCTCTCACAGCGCTGGCGTTGGTGTGCAGCCTCAAATCCAGCCCGTCATCGTCCAGCAGTGAATTGATCGCCGAGCACGTGTTCGCCACATTGCGGGAACTGTCGGTGGAGTGCGAAGTGGTTCGCGCCGTCGACTTCAACATCGCCCCGGGTGTCGAGGCGGACATGGGCGACAGCGATCAATGGCCGGGTATCAGAACCAAGGTGCTCGACGCCGACATCCTGCTGATCAGCACCCCGGTGTGGCTCGGTCATCCCTCCAGCGTCACGCAACGAGTCCTGGAACGCCTGGACGCCGAGTTGTCGAACAAGGATGACGAGGGTCGCCCGGCCATGGTCGGCAAGGTGGCGATCGTCAGTGTCGTCGGCAACGAGGACGGCGCGCACAAAGTCGTTGCCGACCTGTTTCAGGCACTCAACGACGTGGGCTTCAGCGTCCCCGCACAAGGCTGCACCTACTGGAACGGTGAAGCGATGCAGTCCACGGACTACAAGGACCTCGACGAAGTGCCCGAGGCGATCGCGTCAGCGACCGCGGCGGCCGCACGTAACGCGGTGCATCTCGCTCGCCGGCTCAAAGACGCGAAATACCCGGCGTACGAGTGA
- a CDS encoding SAM-dependent methyltransferase, whose translation MTAGLPRSYFDALYAESTDPWDLATRWYERRKYAITLALLPHERYRHAFEPGCSIGVLTDHLSARCDRVTASDVADAALARADARLRASGRRDAVTLLNQSFDSDWPASDFDLVLISELAYYFDAATLRATVDREFPRLQSPATIVTAHWRHPVADYPLSGDAATAIIAAAPGLNRIGGYRDDDVVIEIFHTGSAQSVAARTGVPGAEPR comes from the coding sequence GTGACTGCCGGATTGCCTCGCAGCTACTTCGACGCCCTCTATGCGGAGTCGACGGATCCCTGGGATCTCGCGACGCGCTGGTACGAGCGCCGCAAATATGCGATCACGCTCGCCCTGCTGCCCCACGAACGTTACCGGCACGCGTTCGAGCCGGGATGCTCGATCGGCGTGCTCACCGACCACCTGAGCGCTCGTTGCGACCGTGTGACAGCCAGCGATGTCGCCGACGCGGCACTCGCGCGCGCCGATGCCCGGCTGCGCGCCAGTGGGCGTCGCGATGCCGTGACCCTGCTGAATCAGTCATTCGATTCTGACTGGCCTGCAAGCGATTTCGACCTGGTCCTGATCTCCGAGCTGGCCTACTACTTCGACGCCGCGACACTGCGCGCAACGGTGGACCGAGAGTTTCCTCGGCTACAGTCGCCAGCCACCATCGTCACCGCGCACTGGCGTCACCCGGTGGCGGACTATCCGCTGTCCGGCGACGCGGCCACCGCGATCATCGCCGCGGCACCCGGATTGAATCGGATCGGCGGTTACCGTGACGACGACGTCGTCATCGAAATCTTTCACACCGGCTCAGCACAGTCGGTCGCAGCGCGAACCGGTGTTCCTGGAGCGGAGCCTCGCTGA
- a CDS encoding PIG-L deacetylase family protein, with product MNVAAASNVARFAAEPIAGGGTSADEWEQWQEPLPPLPLDQCPNLVVVAPHPDDEALGVGAAASALAARGVDVHTVIVSDGAAAYPGMSGSEQSRLVERRRDESLTAAAILGLPEPQFLGLPDGGLTECESQLADILTGMLAGRASGTWCAATWRGDGHPDHEAVGRAAATAVSRTGAVLVEYPVWMWHWAHPGEEAVPWHRAARLTMDSVAEQRKSAAIAAFHSQLQTDVAGRDPILPAHVVARLERVGEVFFR from the coding sequence GTGAACGTCGCCGCGGCAAGCAATGTGGCCCGGTTCGCCGCGGAACCGATCGCAGGCGGGGGAACATCCGCCGACGAATGGGAGCAGTGGCAGGAACCGCTTCCGCCTCTGCCGTTGGATCAGTGCCCGAACCTGGTCGTGGTGGCACCCCATCCCGACGACGAAGCGCTCGGTGTCGGTGCAGCGGCGAGCGCACTGGCAGCTCGCGGTGTCGACGTGCACACGGTCATCGTCAGCGATGGTGCTGCGGCCTATCCCGGCATGTCCGGGTCCGAGCAGTCGCGGCTCGTAGAACGCAGACGCGATGAGTCACTCACGGCGGCAGCGATTCTGGGCCTACCGGAGCCGCAGTTCCTCGGCCTGCCCGACGGCGGGCTCACCGAATGTGAATCCCAGCTGGCCGACATCCTCACCGGCATGCTCGCCGGTCGAGCCTCGGGCACGTGGTGCGCGGCGACCTGGCGCGGAGACGGCCATCCCGATCACGAGGCGGTCGGTCGCGCCGCCGCCACCGCCGTGTCTCGGACCGGAGCCGTGCTCGTCGAGTACCCGGTGTGGATGTGGCACTGGGCCCACCCCGGCGAGGAGGCCGTGCCGTGGCATCGCGCAGCGCGGCTCACCATGGATTCGGTTGCAGAGCAACGCAAAAGCGCCGCCATCGCGGCTTTCCACAGCCAGCTGCAAACCGATGTCGCCGGCCGCGATCCGATCCTTCCGGCCCATGTGGTGGCGCGGCTCGAGCGCGTGGGCGAGGTGTTCTTTCGGTGA
- a CDS encoding acyl-CoA dehydrogenase family protein, producing the protein MTIATVLRWLDAGELNLPLPGSGATLVRWQRLADLCQLDVVAGRLTEAHIDAVAILAELHGPQVRPGRLWGVWAAEAPGVTVVARHDGDVVSLSGTKAWCSGAGLCADALVTAYTETGARGLYAVDLRGTGVQPLESTWRNAGMADSDTRSVRFAGAPAIPVGAPGDYLTRPGFWHGAAGVAACWLGAARAVAAPLYRAVAEKQRENPHAAAHLGAVDTALAAAAALMASTAQQIDAAPQSTGEVAARRLRAAVETAVDEVIARTARALGPAPLALDESHARRVADLSMYVRQSHAETDLAALGGLVAR; encoded by the coding sequence ATGACCATCGCAACCGTGCTGCGGTGGCTGGATGCCGGTGAGCTGAACCTGCCGTTGCCCGGCTCGGGGGCAACATTGGTGCGCTGGCAGAGGCTGGCCGACCTGTGCCAGCTCGATGTGGTCGCCGGCCGGCTCACTGAGGCACACATCGACGCCGTTGCGATCCTGGCCGAACTTCACGGACCACAGGTACGCCCGGGCCGGCTGTGGGGCGTCTGGGCGGCTGAGGCCCCCGGCGTCACCGTCGTCGCCCGCCACGACGGTGACGTCGTGTCGCTCAGCGGGACCAAGGCGTGGTGCTCCGGTGCCGGGCTGTGCGCCGATGCGTTGGTGACGGCCTACACCGAGACGGGTGCGCGCGGTCTCTACGCGGTCGACCTGCGCGGCACCGGCGTTCAGCCGCTGGAAAGCACCTGGCGCAACGCCGGTATGGCCGACTCGGACACCCGGTCCGTGCGGTTTGCGGGCGCGCCCGCCATCCCGGTCGGCGCACCGGGCGACTATCTCACGCGGCCCGGCTTCTGGCATGGCGCGGCCGGGGTCGCTGCCTGCTGGCTGGGTGCTGCGCGCGCCGTGGCTGCCCCGCTGTATCGCGCCGTAGCCGAGAAGCAGCGCGAGAATCCGCACGCCGCAGCCCATCTGGGCGCTGTGGACACCGCACTGGCCGCGGCCGCCGCGTTGATGGCCAGCACAGCTCAACAGATCGACGCCGCCCCGCAGAGCACCGGCGAGGTGGCGGCCCGGCGGTTGCGCGCGGCGGTCGAGACGGCAGTCGACGAGGTCATCGCCCGCACCGCCCGGGCGCTGGGCCCGGCACCGCTGGCACTGGACGAATCGCACGCACGCCGCGTCGCGGATCTGAGCATGTACGTCCGGCAGAGTCACGCCGAGACGGATCTCGCGGCGCTGGGCGGGCTGGTGGCCCGGTGA
- a CDS encoding glycosyltransferase, with amino-acid sequence MAASGFTRAVIVVPAHNESPALPACLTAISIAAARAGIPVSVVVVLDSCDDGSSTLADRFGPDVHFVEIDAHNVGTARATGFSFARDHGLTGPDVWYATTDADSKVDSNWLVRQLTAQADLVLGVVRIANWRQIPINAVRRYLRAYHAKIHPGSVAHDHIHGANMGFTADAYWHVGGFDALLSAEDVDLVKRFEVAGYRIRRDTRLSVATSARQIGRAPAGFAAHLRGMLAEPERDTA; translated from the coding sequence GTGGCTGCTTCTGGTTTCACCCGTGCGGTGATTGTCGTGCCCGCTCACAACGAGTCTCCGGCACTGCCGGCATGTCTGACGGCAATCTCGATTGCGGCCGCGCGAGCCGGCATTCCGGTGTCCGTCGTGGTGGTCCTGGACAGCTGCGACGACGGCAGCAGCACCCTGGCGGATCGCTTCGGTCCCGATGTGCACTTCGTGGAAATCGATGCCCACAACGTCGGAACAGCCCGCGCCACCGGCTTCTCGTTCGCCCGCGACCACGGGCTGACCGGGCCTGACGTCTGGTATGCGACCACCGACGCAGACAGCAAGGTGGATTCCAACTGGTTGGTGCGCCAGCTCACCGCACAGGCCGACTTGGTGCTCGGTGTGGTGCGGATCGCCAACTGGCGGCAGATCCCGATCAACGCGGTCCGTCGGTACCTTCGGGCCTATCACGCCAAGATCCACCCCGGCAGCGTTGCCCACGATCACATCCACGGCGCGAACATGGGTTTCACGGCCGACGCCTACTGGCACGTCGGCGGATTCGACGCGCTGCTGAGCGCCGAGGATGTCGATCTGGTCAAACGGTTCGAGGTGGCGGGGTACCGGATCCGCCGCGACACCCGCCTGTCGGTGGCCACCTCCGCCCGCCAGATCGGGCGCGCCCCAGCCGGGTTCGCCGCCCACCTACGGGGCATGCTGGCCGAGCCGGAACGTGACACCGCATGA